The Peribacillus sp. FSL E2-0218 genome contains a region encoding:
- a CDS encoding 16S rRNA (uracil(1498)-N(3))-methyltransferase: MQRYFLNDEDIKGSTVTISGDDFHHIARVMRMAPGERIITVKENGMAAVTEISEMTDDAVIGTVIEWKNEEKELPVRVVIASGLPKGDKLEYIVQKGTELGAAEFIPFIAARSVVKWDHKKVGKKLERLQKISKEAAEQSHRTVIPEVKEPMTADQLASHAAGFDHKLIAFEEEAKRGETSVLASVLKDITAGQSILFVFGPEGGLADKEIEKLSAAGFVACGLGPRILRTETAPLYALSAVSYHVELLR; this comes from the coding sequence GTGCAACGGTATTTTCTTAACGACGAAGACATCAAAGGAAGCACGGTAACGATTTCAGGCGATGACTTTCACCATATCGCCAGGGTGATGAGGATGGCTCCGGGAGAGCGAATCATTACCGTGAAGGAAAACGGTATGGCGGCTGTCACGGAAATTTCGGAAATGACGGATGATGCGGTTATAGGAACTGTCATTGAATGGAAGAATGAAGAGAAGGAACTTCCGGTGAGGGTGGTAATCGCGAGCGGTCTGCCTAAAGGGGATAAGTTGGAATATATCGTTCAGAAGGGGACCGAACTTGGCGCCGCTGAATTTATCCCTTTTATTGCTGCTCGTTCGGTGGTAAAATGGGACCACAAAAAGGTAGGAAAGAAATTGGAGCGGCTCCAGAAGATTTCAAAAGAAGCCGCTGAGCAATCACATCGAACGGTCATCCCTGAAGTCAAGGAGCCGATGACGGCTGACCAGCTAGCTTCGCACGCTGCCGGGTTCGATCATAAATTAATCGCTTTTGAAGAAGAAGCGAAACGGGGGGAAACTTCCGTCCTTGCGTCCGTCTTGAAAGATATCACCGCAGGACAATCGATTCTTTTCGTATTTGGTCCTGAAGGTGGCTTGGCAGACAAGGAAATCGAAAAACTGTCCGCTGCCGGCTTTGTAGCTTGCGGCCTTGGACCAAGAATATTAAGAACTGAAACAGCACCTTTATATGCACTTTCCGCTGTTTCTTATCATGTAGAACTTTTGAGGTGA
- the mtaB gene encoding tRNA (N(6)-L-threonylcarbamoyladenosine(37)-C(2))-methylthiotransferase MtaB yields MATVAFHTLGCKVNHYETEAIWQLFKTGGYDRVEFEHASDVYVINTCTVTNTGDKKSRQVIRRAIRKNPNAVIAVTGCYAQTSPAEIMAIPGVDIVVGTQDRVKLLDYIEQFKEEREPINAVGNIMKNRVYEELDVPAFTDRTRASLKIQEGCNNFCTFCIIPWARGLMRSRDPKEVVHQAKQLVEAGYKELVLTGIHTGGYGDDLKDYNLAMLLRDLEQVDGLKRIRISSIEASQITDEIIEVLTNSKKVVRHLHIPIQSGSDTVLKRMRRKYTMDFFGDRIEKLKIALPGLAVTSDVIVGFPGETEEEFMETYNFIEKYKFSELHVFPYSKRTGTPAARMEDQVDEDVKNERVHRLIALSDQLAKEYASRFEGEVLEVIPETKLENGLYEGYSDNYMKIVFPATEEMVGEIVKVKITKSGYPHSEGQFVTVMKDFPLQQAANI; encoded by the coding sequence ATGGCAACGGTCGCTTTCCATACATTAGGCTGTAAAGTGAATCATTATGAAACAGAAGCTATTTGGCAATTATTCAAAACCGGGGGATATGATCGTGTTGAGTTTGAACATGCATCGGATGTATATGTCATCAACACATGCACCGTGACCAACACGGGCGATAAGAAGAGTCGACAGGTCATCCGCCGCGCCATTCGTAAAAATCCGAATGCCGTCATCGCGGTAACCGGATGCTACGCCCAGACTTCGCCGGCGGAGATCATGGCCATACCAGGCGTGGATATTGTCGTTGGAACACAGGATAGGGTCAAACTTCTTGATTATATCGAGCAGTTCAAGGAAGAGCGTGAACCGATCAATGCTGTCGGCAATATCATGAAAAATCGTGTTTATGAGGAACTGGACGTACCTGCTTTTACAGATCGTACCCGCGCTTCGCTGAAGATCCAGGAAGGCTGCAATAACTTCTGCACTTTCTGCATCATACCTTGGGCGCGTGGCTTGATGCGTTCCCGCGATCCAAAGGAAGTCGTACACCAAGCTAAACAGCTTGTCGAGGCAGGATATAAGGAGCTAGTCTTGACCGGAATTCACACTGGTGGATACGGTGATGACTTGAAGGACTATAACCTGGCGATGCTTCTTCGTGACTTGGAACAGGTCGATGGGTTGAAGCGCATCCGCATTTCATCCATTGAAGCGAGCCAAATCACCGATGAGATCATCGAAGTGCTGACGAATTCGAAAAAAGTGGTGCGTCATTTGCATATTCCGATTCAATCGGGCTCCGATACGGTCCTGAAACGAATGAGGCGTAAATATACGATGGATTTCTTTGGCGATCGGATTGAAAAATTGAAAATTGCACTGCCCGGTCTTGCTGTTACATCAGATGTCATCGTCGGCTTCCCAGGGGAAACGGAAGAAGAATTCATGGAGACCTATAACTTTATCGAAAAATACAAATTCTCAGAGCTTCATGTTTTCCCTTATTCAAAACGGACAGGGACACCGGCGGCACGAATGGAAGATCAAGTGGATGAAGATGTCAAAAACGAACGCGTCCACCGTCTTATCGCGTTGTCCGATCAATTGGCCAAAGAGTATGCTTCCCGTTTCGAAGGGGAAGTCCTTGAAGTCATCCCTGAGACGAAGCTGGAAAATGGCCTTTATGAAGGCTACTCCGATAATTACATGAAAATCGTTTTCCCGGCTACGGAAGAAATGGTTGGAGAAATCGTAAAAGTGAAGATTACAAAATCTGGATACCCTCATAGTGAAGGTCAATTCGTGACGGTTATGAAAGATTTTCCATTGCAGCAAGCAGCAAATATATAA
- a CDS encoding IS1182 family transposase has protein sequence MLSKHDSIQRDQLEMITLDQLVPPNHLVRKMEAAIDFTFIYDLVKDMYSEVGRPSIDPVILVKLTFIQYTFGIRSMRKTIEEVETNMAYRWFLGYGFHDKVPHFSTFGKNYERRFKDTDLFEQIFCRILMTAANKKLISVEHVFVDSTHVKASANKRKFEKKIVRKETRAYQGRLQEEINQDRENHGKKPFPPDKFDKEETKAIKESTTDPESGYYVKDERTKQFAYSFHAAADGNGFVLGTIVTPGNTHDSHILEPLVEQVIEKVGKPEAVAADAAYKTPAITSYLFNKEITPALPYTRPRTKEGFFRKHDYVYDEHFDCYLCPSGETLKYSTTNKEGYREYKSPKQICATCSFLSRCTESKDHQKVVTRHIWQAYVEEADHLRHHQEVKPIYAKRKETIERVFADAKEKHGMRWTTLRGLKKLSMQAMLTFAAMNVKKMATWTWQGPKMA, from the coding sequence ATGCTTTCTAAACATGATTCTATTCAGCGAGATCAACTTGAAATGATTACTTTAGATCAACTGGTGCCACCGAACCATTTGGTTCGTAAAATGGAGGCTGCCATTGACTTCACTTTCATTTATGACTTGGTGAAAGATATGTACTCAGAGGTAGGACGCCCAAGTATTGATCCAGTTATTTTAGTTAAACTGACTTTCATTCAATATACCTTCGGTATTCGTTCCATGCGTAAAACGATTGAAGAAGTTGAAACCAATATGGCTTATCGTTGGTTCTTAGGCTATGGTTTCCATGATAAAGTGCCTCATTTCTCTACGTTCGGAAAAAATTATGAGCGACGCTTTAAAGATACAGACCTGTTTGAACAGATTTTCTGTCGCATTTTAATGACAGCTGCTAATAAAAAGTTAATAAGTGTAGAACACGTTTTCGTGGATTCCACACATGTGAAAGCCAGTGCGAATAAACGGAAATTTGAAAAGAAAATCGTTCGTAAAGAAACACGAGCGTATCAAGGACGTCTTCAAGAAGAAATCAATCAAGATCGTGAAAACCACGGAAAGAAGCCTTTTCCACCAGATAAATTTGATAAGGAAGAAACCAAAGCAATTAAAGAAAGTACTACGGATCCTGAGAGTGGCTACTATGTGAAAGATGAACGAACAAAACAGTTTGCCTATTCATTCCATGCTGCCGCAGACGGCAACGGTTTTGTATTGGGAACGATTGTAACACCTGGTAATACACATGACAGTCATATTTTGGAGCCACTTGTTGAGCAAGTGATTGAGAAAGTTGGAAAACCAGAAGCAGTTGCCGCAGATGCAGCTTATAAAACACCAGCGATTACAAGCTACCTATTTAACAAAGAAATCACACCTGCTTTACCCTATACACGTCCTCGTACAAAAGAAGGATTCTTTCGCAAACATGACTATGTTTACGATGAACACTTTGATTGTTACCTTTGCCCTTCGGGAGAAACTTTAAAGTACTCAACAACAAATAAAGAGGGCTATCGCGAGTACAAATCGCCCAAACAAATTTGTGCAACATGCTCATTTTTATCACGGTGTACGGAAAGCAAAGACCATCAAAAAGTAGTGACACGGCATATCTGGCAAGCATATGTGGAAGAAGCAGATCATCTGCGTCATCATCAAGAGGTAAAACCTATATATGCGAAACGCAAAGAAACGATTGAGCGTGTATTCGCAGATGCAAAAGAAAAGCATGGTATGCGTTGGACTACTTTAAGGGGACTTAAAAAATTGTCGATGCAGGCGATGCTTACTTTCGCTGCCATGAATGTAAAGAAGATGGCCACTTGGACATGGCAAGGTCCTAAAA